The genomic stretch AAGATCGGCAGGAGGGTGGGGCTGAAGCCtaggctgtggcctgggagccgtgGCTGGGCATGGGGAACTACAGGGTAGACCCGGGCCAGCTGCAGAGACTGCTCCCATTCTTGGAGGGTAAAGGATATCATCTCCTCCACGGTGGGACTGAAGGTAAATCCCGGCGAGATTGGGGCATCCATCACGCGGGTTCTGTCCGCCTCAGGGACGCTgcgtgcctgggacagccagagtTGGCAGCATGCCACAACAATGGCTGCCAGTGACCGCCCCGTTGCCCTAGCCCTGTGATGCATCATAGTCACCAACTGGTCCACTGGCGCTGCGATCTCCGCGATAGGGGGCGGGGTCGGTGATGCATCCTCCTGTTCTGACTGCTTGACGAGCTGAGCCACATATAGGGCCACATCATCGGAGCAGCGCCTCCGTGACGTGACACTCTCTGTTGGGGCAAGACAGGTCGCGTGGCTCCACTGACAGCGGAGGCAAGGAGACAAGCATGGCTATGGTGGCTACGGAAGTccaccctgggtcctggcataagcttCCCCTGTCCTTGGTAGGGTGGGAGCTGTTGCCGGGTGGTTCCAAGTTGCCCTGAGTTCTTCCAGGAGGTCAGGCAACAATGGGAGGGCCCGTGTTGGCCGCCGTGAGCGCTGACCCCTTTCGAACATGGAACacgtgttggggggggggctttGCTGCCTGAGCCTGTGCTGCCTGTGCAGCCAACAGGGCGCAGATTTCGTCCATTCCGGTGTTGagagcaaggatggcctcatcgcgTTGCCTGTCCATGGAGCCTGATATCCCGGGCCGACAATGTGACAGGGAGGGGCCCAGCGATGACacgggagaggaggagagcgcCCATGGTCAGTGCTCCATCACTCTCCCTTGTCACTCACATGCACAGGTGGGGGCACATGCGGCCGTGGGTATTAAAACATCATCCATACCGTGAAAAACCAAGGCCTGCACACATGGACAAGGAGGCGTAGCAGTGCTCTTTCTCAGCgagctgagagagcgagatctcctgcAGCCGCAGctgtgggctgtagtgcgggcgcaagctgGAGGAGGAGCACCTTACTCTTACTACCACCTTAGATCTCTTACTACCACCGAGGCTTTAAGCCAGGCCGCCGTGCCTTGGATTTTACTGCAGctgctagtgctcctgctgtgaaggaaaaagccctgtggacaaaaaaacagcacagcacacagtcggaatatataagacactatatatagacacaactatttatttttaaatgtcctaTTTGTGttccgaaactgaaaccgaaaacACAGACAGAGCCCTGGAACCTAGATGGAACAGAAATCAGGTTAGCTATCAAAATaactaaacagacacacaaatagaGACACACAATATTAATATGGTGGTGAACGACACAGCCATAAAGCCAACCAACCACTATTAAAGAGTctaatgcacaaaaacacacaagataCAGAGAGAGCATGTTCTTGGGTCCAGCAAAATGGTAAAAGAGAAATAGCCTGCGCTGATTCCACCTTTtatcaaacaggaagtgggaagggacctgtttgagtgatgagcacaggggccaatggcagctttgatagagtgacattttcgatcgggttcatatggaagtgtgcagaaactcctcccccttgggcagtgcttctgaattgaaagataacaacAAGAACATAAAATCAGTTTCCCAGTTGCTTAAGCATTGTGAATCATCTATGTTTTGCgatatattttttcacacaGGATCAAGTAAAGTACTTTGTTGGTATATGTGTCCCTGATTCCTGTGATGAAGTTGAAGTACAAACACTAGTTGTTTACGGTAAGTGCTTCCTCCTTGCCACACAACCACAGCTTCACAGAAACTGTAGCCCATGGTTGCCTTAGctccacattttaaattaacaacCATGACAGTATTGAATCTgacaagaatatatatatatattatttacttAAGAAGTGTTCCACAtttcataaaaatattaaaacattagCACTTTCTAATTCCTTTGCTTATTGCATGTGATAGAACTCAATAAAGTTAAGTTAATATTTTTCCAGGTGCCATGATATCTATGACACTATTTTAATAGTTACATTTACTGTTTTATCCATCTTTACATTAACCCCCTTGAACATTGGCAGGACTATCCTACACCTCATCCTCCAGACGGATACAGCCACATCCTTCAGCTTCTGTGTAGGAGAAAGGAAATACACAGGAGGGCATATAatcactttttttccctctcttctctctatctcttttaAATTTTGTTTTGGCAGAAACATTCCAGTATAAAAATAGGTCAATGGTACCCCCTATTCCATCTGTGTTCCTTCTGGACTCTTCACAAGATGTTTACATGACTGAGTGTTTTGCTAAAAGTGTATTCCCAGATGCATCTGCTATGATTTGTCTGTAAGTATGAACTTACAAATAGAAATTGCATCCTGATAGGTTTTTCAACATAGTTATACACTACAAAGTAGCACAGAGAGTAACATGCTCATTTGCCTTTGCTTTGTAGAGGGATGTAAGTATAGTTTAAGTTATGTGTGTTTCACTGAGGACACATATATACAACtagaaattaatgtattatttaattatttaattatttctggGAGCACTCCAATTCAGCCTcgttttgttaatttgtggTGAACTGGAAGTATATAAGGAGTTGTATACTACAGGGTATAATTAAAGTATTAAAGTTCATTAATGGTCTTCGTAAAattgataatacatttgaattattattatacataagAAAAAACAGAATTCACAAGTTAAAAGGAAATCTAAAGCTTTAATGGCCTATCAGTTAAACACATGTGCTAAATAAATTGACCTATAAAGTGATTTGTTAGTGTGAATAATAAAGTTATTCAGGATTATCCTATAGAACAGTTGAGACATGACACTTTACACAGGAAATGAGTAGTTAGGAAGTTAAAAAAGCTAAAAACCTGTCTGCTGCAAGTTGAATTATTAATTACACAGTGATTCTGTCACCAAATGCTAATCACATCAAAtcacaatactactactactactactactactactactactactactactactactacaaataataataataatgtctatACTGCTTGCAGGCTTGTGTGCATTGTGTCAACTGCAATACCTCTTGGTGCAACCATATACACTGCTGTTCTCAAATGGAAACGTGGAAGAGAAATCCTACCTGGGACTGCCATCACTTTTAAATGCAATTCAAACCATTATGGAACCCTCCCCTCAAAGGACATACCAAACAGCAGTAAAAATGGCAGTGCGGTTAAGGAGAACTGTAAACAGGAATGCAGTGATGCTGAAGAAGTCAACAGCAAAAAGAGTAAGTAAGATTTAtgtttttgtctttgtgtaAACCACACCAGGGGTAAAACCTAATTCAAGTTTTGACCCACCCTCCAGAGGGATTTTCTTCCTAACTAATACTCATCaaatactgtttttaatttggCATTTGAGGGTGTGTTAAACTGTAAAGTTTTATGTGGGCCTAATCTCAAGCTTATTTAAGGTGGTAATTTCTGTTTACAGTTTTGAATGCATTGTGGTACTGTTTGaatccaaaaaaataaacagatagtAACACAAGAAAGCATAAATGTCCAAAGCAGGGATTTGTtgaattaatacaaaattaaccAAAAACCATCTATGCTGAActcataacagcatgtaaacacagccATTGAAGTTGAATCTCTGGGATCCATCACGAAACAGCTGGATGCCAATCTCGGACTGCTTAGCTTCTAAGCAACAAGCAAAGCAAGATGAGCTGAATAgactcctcttgtttgtaacccTTCATAATCTGCATTTTTAAAGCTCTGCTATTTCCATTACAAAAGGTTTCTGTTCCAATCAATGAAATTTGAATGAAACGCAATACCTCCAATTAGCAAACTCTAATGGCAAGAATGGGGAAGACTAACATGAACCTCTTAAGGAATATAGCACTGCACTACATATCAAAACAAGTAGTGCAGTAATATACAAGTTCACTTGCTATAAAAAGGCTAATTTACTCAATGCCAGTTGAAATAACTCTGGCATGTTAAGATGTTCTTAGGTTTACATCTTTCTTTAAACATCTCTGGAAAATGTACCAGTTGTTTGTTGATTTTAGGCATTTTAACTTATTCCATTTCATAGTATTGCATTTTTGGTAttataatatttcaaatatatttcaaatatttattctcTTCTTTAGACTACTTGTATACTGTTTTGCAAGGCTTATCCCTGCAGAACTGGGTCTCAGGAGCCTTGTCAACAAGAAGCATGAAGGGGAGTTATTCTTCACTCAATGGGATCCGTGTCTTGAGTCTTCTCTGGATCATTTCTGGACATAATGTTCAGCTAAGTGCTTGGAACAACTTAGGTAGTGTGACATCAAAATTAATATGCGAGACATTTaatataacaacaaaaaattaacTAAAAACTCAAAAAGAAACATCAACAATTAgggttcaatatatatatatatatacaggcccctgcaaaatcaaattaattatgGTACaaattatttcttattattgtaGTGGGATATTTTTATAATATCTATGCagctattgttattgtttatgAAGATTAGAGTTATTAAGCATTACTATTAACATATAAGTTTAAAGATTTACTATTTAATAATTTCCAGTTATTTGTAGTGATCCATAATATTTCAtaatttaatgtgttttctCTTGCAGATAATTTTAAGCGATGGAAAGAGACAGTCGAGAGTAATCCCTTGTATGTCCTTGCATACAGTGGGCCTGTCTATTTAGCTGTAGACACTTTTCTGCTGCTTGGGTAAGGACTTCTCTGCTGAATATACTTTTTTGCATTATATGTCTAGTAAAAATTATGTAATTGCCACCAAATTAGTAGGACTACACCACTACTAATAGTAATACAAACACATGCAGCAGTGATTAGTAAAAACCCTAAAATTCTACATGGCAACAAACAACAGGAATGCAATGTAGGACCCCTCTGTGTGTATCCCTTTAATAACACTAATTAGAATTTGAAGTGAGGAGTCAACTTGTGATATTTCAATAAAGTGCCAAATATTGTAATTAGAGTAGATTTGTTAATTAGATGTATTTCTGTTAAtagctgtttattttgtattcttgtTCCAGTGGTCTTTTGAGTGTAAAGtctttcttcagtttaattcaGAAAGCAGATGACACCATGAGTGTATCACTGGTTGCAAACTTTTGGTTCAAAAGGTTTAAAAGGTATGtttctgattatatatatatatatatatatatatatatatatatatatatatatattgtacattagGCTCTTCaccaattaaattaataataaactatTGTTTCTGTATTTCAATTGTGCTCGGAAGAATCCAGCCACTCCACCTTTACATAGTGTGCCTATGTATCGGGCTGCTCTCCATTATCTCCAAAGGCTCCTTCTGGTTCATCGTAGAGTTTGGGATAGACAACTGTAAAAAATACTGGTGGTCAAATGTATTGCTTATAAATAACTTATTCACAACTGCTGACATGGTAAGCTACATTTCACTCATATTGCATGCCCCTTGCACTTACAAAATATCAATGCAAAGGAATATTTTCAGGCAAACTGCTTTTTGCAAGTAGTTGTAACACTGTAATAGACTTCCTAGCAATGCTTAATATACATGTACTCTACTACCTTATTTAAACCATAAGTCTTAGTACTGATGTAATTCTACATGAAACAAATAACGTTAATATTGGCTAATAAGACACTCTTTGTCTCAGTTGTATAACATGTAGGTTTCCTAGATAAGGGGTGAAGACCCAAGGTATTGCCTGTTTTAGTGTCTATTATGACAgtgatttattttgctttgaagTGTGCACCTTGGACTTGGTACCTTTCTGCTGATTTCCAGTTCTATATCACAACTCCTTTCCTTATTTTCCTCTACAGAAGGTAATGCAACTATGCTATAAGTATTTAATTGCTATATAACAAGGCATGTTTTAATCAGGAAGCTGACTGATATAATGTGAGATACTAACAATATGTAATTTACACCTTTATGTTGCAGGAGCAAATATGCTATGATTGCAATAGCAACCATTCTCCTGCTAATCTCCTGTCTTGTTGGAGCCTTGCTGACTGCTTTCCTACAGCTACCAGTGCATCAACCGACTACATTGTAAGCCTGTTATGAATACCCACAGGACAGCATGTATTTGGCCAAGTCCAGCTTGCCTGTGGCTGGTCACACCAATGATTCCTATAGCTTACTGGGCACCTCT from Amia ocellicauda isolate fAmiCal2 chromosome 8, fAmiCal2.hap1, whole genome shotgun sequence encodes the following:
- the oacyl gene encoding O-acyltransferase like protein translates to MLSLKCFPVLYLVVCCSAFEGNISRKCMQDTKMFISDLNMEKPREYAVLMYDAFGKMGSDFEGGNINRPGSPHECLLVQAHNFSGQYCQVILNQDQVKYFVGICVPDSCDEVEVQTLVVYETFQYKNRSMVPPIPSVFLLDSSQDVYMTECFAKSVFPDASAMICLLVCIVSTAIPLGATIYTAVLKWKRGREILPGTAITFKCNSNHYGTLPSKDIPNSSKNGSAVKENCKQECSDAEEVNSKKNYLYTVLQGLSLQNWVSGALSTRSMKGSYSSLNGIRVLSLLWIISGHNVQLSAWNNLDNFKRWKETVESNPLYVLAYSGPVYLAVDTFLLLGGLLSVKSFFSLIQKADDTMSVSLVANFWFKRFKRIQPLHLYIVCLCIGLLSIISKGSFWFIVEFGIDNCKKYWWSNVLLINNLFTTADMCAPWTWYLSADFQFYITTPFLIFLYRRSKYAMIAIATILLLISCLVGALLTAFLQLPVHQPTTLAYISYFQYYYNKPYTRYGSYLVGILLGILMKTKKGDILEHKWQVVLGWISTFSVMALSVGLAYVLQEVPQYPSAAHAVYQGLHRTLWALAVAWIILACEEGYGGFINRFLSLKIWVPLSNISFACYMIHPVLIILYNGKQETSIHYTDLNFFYLFMANLSLTVILGYALTVLIEKPYLFLKNSV